The following are encoded together in the Streptomyces rapamycinicus NRRL 5491 genome:
- a CDS encoding acyltransferase family protein produces the protein MLPRGDRLPSLTGLRFLLAGVVLAGHVLTLGRFFEDQGVYEAADASSMASAAAVSSFFLLSGFVLAWNASPADTAVRFWRRRLVKIFPNHVVTWSLMLGLLMATGTAALLPVPDPGLGEAVRNLLLVHAWVPDMADFSSVNPVTWSISCEAFFYLLFPLLIRPVRALPERLLRPVIALVAVLVVTMPLVATAVTDEAAPGSWSPLSTERWWLIYFFPPVRLLEFVLGLVLARAVRLGRWPTLRPRWPLLALAGVFAARTELPEEYLWGAATCLPMAALIPAIATRDIEGRESLLGRRGLVVLGEASFALYMVHFPLLYEIRVLLDRRTFDTVTAALLSLAVSAFCVAVSLLLWRGVEVPMMRHFARPRGRSAPTAGPAPGDRTAPLRQQDPAP, from the coding sequence GTGTTGCCGCGTGGCGATCGGCTGCCGTCGTTGACGGGGCTTCGCTTTCTGCTGGCCGGTGTGGTGTTGGCGGGCCATGTGCTGACGCTGGGCAGATTCTTCGAGGACCAGGGGGTCTACGAGGCCGCCGACGCCTCGTCCATGGCGAGTGCGGCGGCGGTCTCCTCGTTCTTCCTGCTCAGCGGTTTCGTACTGGCGTGGAACGCCTCTCCGGCCGACACCGCCGTCCGGTTCTGGCGCCGCCGGCTGGTGAAGATCTTCCCCAACCATGTGGTGACCTGGTCGCTGATGCTGGGCCTGCTCATGGCGACGGGCACCGCCGCGCTGCTTCCGGTGCCGGACCCGGGGCTGGGGGAGGCGGTCCGGAATCTGCTGCTGGTGCACGCCTGGGTGCCGGACATGGCCGATTTCAGCAGCGTCAATCCGGTGACCTGGTCCATCTCCTGCGAGGCGTTCTTCTACCTCCTCTTCCCCCTGCTGATCCGGCCGGTGCGCGCGCTCCCGGAACGGCTGCTCCGGCCGGTGATCGCCCTGGTGGCTGTGCTGGTGGTGACGATGCCGCTGGTGGCGACGGCCGTCACCGACGAGGCGGCTCCCGGGAGCTGGTCGCCGCTCTCGACGGAGCGCTGGTGGCTGATCTACTTCTTCCCGCCGGTGCGGCTGCTGGAGTTCGTCCTCGGACTGGTGCTCGCCCGGGCGGTCCGGCTCGGCCGCTGGCCGACGCTGCGTCCGCGGTGGCCGCTGCTCGCCCTGGCGGGAGTCTTCGCGGCACGGACGGAACTGCCGGAGGAGTACCTGTGGGGAGCCGCGACCTGTCTGCCGATGGCCGCCCTCATCCCGGCCATCGCCACCCGTGACATCGAAGGGCGGGAGAGCCTGCTCGGCCGCCGTGGCCTGGTGGTGCTGGGCGAGGCGTCGTTCGCGCTGTACATGGTCCACTTCCCGCTGCTGTACGAGATCCGGGTGCTGCTGGACCGGCGGACGTTCGACACGGTCACCGCCGCGCTGCTGTCCTTGGCGGTGTCGGCGTTCTGTGTGGCGGTGTCGCTGCTGCTGTGGCGCGGTGTCGAGGTGCCGATGATGCGCCACTTCGCCCGCCCCCGCGGCCGTTCCGCGCCGACCGCCGGCCCCGCGCCCGGCGACCGGACCGCACCGCTGCGCCAGCAGGACCCCGCGCCATGA
- a CDS encoding cysteine desulfurase-like protein produces MTYDITAIRAQFPALKAGSAHFDGPGGTQTPLPVIEAVSDALANPLANRGHLTAGERNAEALVQSARQAMADLLGADPAGIVFGRSATALIYDFSRTLAKTWSPGDEVVVSRLDHDSNIRPWVQAAEAAGATVRWADFDPATGELTPDDISAQLGDRTRLVAVTAASNLIGTRPDIPEISRRVHAAGALLHVDGVHYAAHAHVDIRRLGADFFVCSPYKFLGPHLGVLAGSPGLLETLTPDKLLPSTNAVPERFEFGTLPYEFLAGTRAAVDFLATLDPGAEGSRRERLASSFAALDEHEATLRGRIDEGLAALDPLTIHSRAADRTPTVLLTIDGHDTTDAYRYLAGRGVDAPSGSFYAVEASRRLGLGDTGGLRIGLAPYTSTEDVDRLLEALSDFLRTPAPRG; encoded by the coding sequence ATGACATACGACATCACCGCCATCCGTGCGCAGTTCCCCGCGCTGAAGGCCGGGTCGGCCCATTTCGACGGCCCGGGAGGCACCCAGACCCCGCTCCCCGTCATCGAGGCCGTCTCCGACGCGCTGGCCAACCCCCTGGCCAACCGCGGCCACCTCACCGCGGGGGAGCGCAACGCCGAGGCACTGGTCCAGTCGGCCCGGCAGGCCATGGCCGATCTGCTCGGCGCCGACCCGGCCGGGATCGTCTTCGGGCGCAGCGCCACCGCCCTCATCTACGACTTCTCCCGCACCCTCGCCAAAACCTGGTCGCCGGGCGACGAGGTGGTGGTGTCCCGGCTGGACCACGACTCCAACATCCGCCCCTGGGTCCAGGCCGCCGAGGCCGCCGGGGCCACCGTGCGCTGGGCCGACTTCGACCCCGCCACCGGCGAGCTGACCCCCGATGACATCAGTGCCCAGCTCGGCGACCGCACCCGGCTGGTCGCGGTCACCGCCGCCTCGAACCTGATCGGCACCCGCCCGGACATCCCGGAGATCTCCCGGCGGGTGCACGCGGCCGGGGCGCTGCTCCACGTGGACGGCGTGCACTACGCCGCCCACGCCCATGTCGACATCCGGCGGCTCGGAGCGGACTTCTTCGTCTGCTCCCCCTACAAGTTCCTCGGCCCCCACCTCGGCGTGCTGGCGGGCAGCCCCGGGCTCTTGGAGACCCTGACCCCGGACAAGCTGCTTCCCTCGACGAACGCCGTTCCCGAGCGCTTCGAATTCGGCACCCTGCCCTATGAGTTCCTCGCCGGGACCCGCGCCGCCGTCGACTTCCTCGCCACCCTGGACCCCGGCGCCGAAGGCAGCCGCAGGGAGCGGCTGGCGTCGTCGTTCGCGGCCCTCGATGAGCACGAGGCCACGCTGCGCGGGCGCATCGACGAGGGCCTGGCCGCACTGGACCCGCTCACCATCCACTCGCGGGCCGCGGACCGCACCCCGACCGTGCTGCTGACCATCGACGGCCATGACACCACCGACGCCTACCGCTACCTCGCCGGCCGTGGCGTCGACGCCCCCTCCGGCTCGTTCTACGCGGTGGAGGCATCCCGCAGGCTGGGCCTGGGCGACACCGGAGGGCTGCGCATCGGCCTGGCCCCCTACACCAGCACCGAGGACGTGGACCGGCTGCTGGAGGCGCTCTCGGACTTCCTGCGCACTCCTGCCCCGCGCGGCTGA
- a CDS encoding AI-2E family transporter yields MARARRSGSAALTAAVRRAGDEKGRVHPGLRLAAAYAWRLMVIGVAVYLAFTVLGRFELVAIAVFLALVATALLRPLADLLARVCPRPLAVALAVFGTLFAVLGLLALVGNAAAAEAGRLVGELRGGIGRIERWLEGPPFHVRHGALSGAHDKVTAFVSRHRAALISRALSSAGRVVEAGTAVFLALFCSIFFIHSGDRMWQWFRGQLPERARSPWDRAARAAWTTFAGYTRGIIVVAASNATLVGIALFLLRVPLALPLTLLVFFATFVPLIGSPIALAVATVVALAGRGPAIAAVVLLLIVAVGQFEGHVLHPLVMSWAVRLHPVVVAISVIAGSIVAGVVGAVVAVPMVSVAWSVTRALRGRPPGEA; encoded by the coding sequence GTGGCGCGGGCCCGCCGCTCCGGATCCGCGGCCCTGACGGCGGCGGTGCGCCGGGCGGGGGACGAGAAGGGACGGGTCCATCCCGGGCTGCGGCTGGCCGCCGCGTACGCATGGCGTCTGATGGTCATCGGGGTGGCCGTCTATCTGGCGTTCACGGTGCTGGGCCGGTTCGAGCTCGTCGCGATCGCGGTGTTCCTGGCGCTGGTGGCCACCGCCTTGCTGCGGCCGCTGGCCGATCTGCTGGCGCGGGTGTGTCCCAGGCCGCTGGCGGTGGCACTCGCGGTGTTCGGCACGCTGTTCGCGGTGTTGGGGCTGCTGGCGCTGGTGGGGAACGCGGCGGCCGCGGAGGCGGGCCGGCTGGTGGGCGAGTTGCGCGGCGGGATCGGGCGGATCGAGCGGTGGCTGGAGGGGCCGCCGTTCCATGTGCGGCACGGTGCGCTGTCGGGGGCCCACGACAAGGTCACCGCCTTTGTGTCACGCCATCGCGCGGCGCTGATCAGCAGGGCGCTCAGCAGTGCGGGACGGGTCGTGGAGGCGGGCACGGCGGTGTTCCTGGCCCTGTTCTGTTCCATCTTCTTCATCCATTCCGGCGACCGGATGTGGCAGTGGTTCCGGGGCCAGCTCCCCGAGCGTGCCCGGTCCCCGTGGGACCGGGCGGCGCGGGCGGCGTGGACCACCTTCGCCGGGTACACCCGGGGCATCATCGTCGTGGCGGCCTCCAACGCGACGCTGGTCGGCATCGCCCTGTTCCTGCTGCGGGTGCCGCTGGCCCTGCCGCTGACGCTGCTGGTGTTCTTCGCGACGTTCGTCCCGCTGATCGGTTCGCCGATCGCGCTGGCGGTGGCGACGGTGGTGGCCCTGGCCGGGCGGGGTCCGGCCATCGCGGCCGTGGTGCTGCTGCTGATCGTGGCGGTCGGTCAGTTCGAGGGCCATGTGCTGCATCCGCTGGTGATGAGCTGGGCGGTGCGTCTCCATCCGGTGGTGGTGGCGATTTCGGTCATCGCCGGAAGCATCGTGGCGGGGGTGGTCGGGGCGGTGGTGGCCGTGCCCATGGTCTCCGTCGCCTGGTCGGTGACGCGGGCGCTGCGCGGGCGGCCGCCCGGTGAGGCCTGA
- a CDS encoding MBL fold metallo-hydrolase produces the protein MHTPQAIDIPFWTVGDIAVHRVDEVLLPPQTGPWLLPDATTDVVSRQDWLRPDFADQDGTLRIASHSFAFEVGGARVLVDTGIGNGKTRANPAWHGLRTDYLERLAAAGFPRESIDLVILTHLHTDHVGWNTHEVDGAWVPTFPHARYLTSRTEREFWAAYDMDEPRTQMFLDSVIPVEDAGRLDLVDVPDEGTEAIPGLRLIPTPGHTPGHIALQLDSRGERALITGDCVHHPVQLAHPAIGSCVDIAPEQSEATRHKLFGALADTGTLLLGTHFPPPTAGHVITHENAYRLSPVLPGAR, from the coding sequence ATGCACACACCCCAGGCCATCGACATCCCCTTCTGGACCGTCGGCGACATCGCCGTCCACCGCGTCGACGAGGTGCTCCTGCCGCCGCAGACCGGGCCGTGGCTGCTGCCCGACGCCACCACGGACGTGGTCTCGCGTCAGGACTGGCTGCGCCCCGACTTCGCCGACCAGGACGGCACCCTGCGCATCGCCAGCCACAGCTTCGCCTTCGAAGTGGGCGGGGCGCGGGTCCTGGTCGACACCGGCATCGGCAACGGCAAGACGCGCGCCAACCCGGCCTGGCACGGTCTGCGGACCGACTACCTGGAGCGCCTGGCCGCCGCCGGGTTCCCCCGGGAATCCATCGACCTGGTGATCCTCACCCATCTGCACACCGACCACGTCGGCTGGAACACCCACGAGGTGGACGGCGCCTGGGTGCCCACCTTCCCCCACGCGCGCTACCTCACCTCCCGCACCGAGCGGGAGTTCTGGGCGGCCTACGACATGGACGAGCCGCGCACCCAGATGTTCCTCGACTCCGTGATCCCGGTCGAGGACGCGGGGCGGCTCGACCTGGTCGACGTCCCGGACGAGGGCACCGAGGCCATCCCCGGACTGCGGCTGATCCCCACGCCCGGGCACACCCCCGGCCATATCGCCCTCCAGCTCGACAGCCGCGGCGAGCGGGCGCTGATCACCGGCGACTGCGTCCACCACCCCGTCCAGCTCGCCCACCCCGCCATCGGCTCGTGTGTCGACATCGCCCCCGAGCAGTCCGAGGCCACCCGCCACAAGCTCTTCGGCGCCCTCGCCGACACGGGCACCCTGCTGCTCGGCACCCACTTCCCGCCGCCCACCGCCGGTCATGTGATCACCCACGAGAACGCCTACCGGCTCTCGCCCGTGCTCCCCGGCGCGCGCTGA
- a CDS encoding class I SAM-dependent methyltransferase: protein MDREKITLSGAQETLLATLYGRAVDSRSPDSVLHDHAAREAVERVAYDFGKTGMTDTTAVGIALRAKQLDDWAMEFLAEHQKATVLHLACGLDTRVQRLDPPASVRWLDIDYPEVIDLRRRLLPEPSGNYEMVGASVTDEAWLREVPDDRPTVVVAEGLTMYLRKEEGKRLIQRITERFPSGQLLFDVYGPLGIRLQKMVPAVRNAGATLHWGLDDPHEVETWHPGLTCLDAVRSVDMPGVEKMPASGRMSMRVMARLPGFRDVGRILRYRF from the coding sequence ATGGATCGCGAAAAGATCACTCTCAGCGGCGCTCAGGAGACCTTGCTCGCCACGCTGTACGGCAGGGCCGTGGACAGCCGTTCACCGGACTCCGTCCTGCACGACCACGCGGCCCGGGAGGCCGTGGAGCGCGTGGCCTACGACTTCGGCAAAACGGGGATGACGGACACGACGGCGGTCGGCATCGCCCTGCGGGCGAAACAGCTCGACGACTGGGCCATGGAATTCCTGGCCGAGCATCAGAAGGCGACCGTGCTGCACCTCGCGTGTGGTCTCGACACCCGGGTACAGCGTCTCGACCCGCCGGCGTCGGTGCGCTGGCTCGACATCGACTACCCCGAGGTGATCGATCTGCGCCGGCGGCTGCTTCCCGAGCCGTCGGGGAACTACGAGATGGTCGGCGCCTCGGTGACCGATGAGGCATGGCTGCGCGAGGTGCCGGACGACCGGCCCACCGTGGTCGTCGCCGAGGGGCTGACGATGTATCTGCGCAAGGAGGAGGGCAAGCGGCTGATCCAGCGGATCACCGAGCGGTTCCCCAGCGGGCAGCTGCTCTTCGACGTCTACGGGCCGCTGGGCATCCGGCTCCAGAAGATGGTCCCCGCGGTGCGCAACGCGGGCGCCACCCTCCACTGGGGTCTGGACGACCCTCATGAGGTCGAGACCTGGCATCCGGGGCTGACCTGCCTCGACGCGGTGCGCAGCGTGGACATGCCGGGGGTGGAGAAGATGCCGGCCTCCGGCCGGATGAGCATGCGGGTGATGGCGCGTCTGCCCGGTTTCCGGGATGTGGGCCGGATCCTGCGTTACCGCTTCTAG
- a CDS encoding Asp-tRNA(Asn)/Glu-tRNA(Gln) amidotransferase GatCAB subunit A, giving the protein MRPYELSLTAAADAIRTGLLSPVELVDSVLDRVERLEPQLNAYATVTAERARRAAREAADDVAAGRLRGPLHGIPMGLKDLIDVAGVATTASSRVRADHRARADSTVAARLSASGAVLVGKTHTHEFAYGLTTPQTRNAWDTGRVAGGSSGGSAVAVAAGTAAFALGTDTGGSIRVPAALNGVVGLKPTYGLVPRHGVTSLSWSLDHVGPLTRTVEDQALVLAVLAGHDPRDPASLAVPARDYRPGAAEDLTGLRVGVPRNYYFEHVDAEVEAAVRRAVDRLEALGARLVEVEIPMTRYIQATQWGLMVPEATAYHERTLRTAPELYQADVRILLEAGELMPAGDYLRAQRSRTLMRREWARVMEDVDVIAAPTVPATAVPSGQEAITWPDGTVEAVSDAYVRLSAPANLTGVPSLSVPVGHDTGGLPIGMQLLGRPLGESVLLRVGHAYERTRPAREVAPAA; this is encoded by the coding sequence ATGCGGCCGTATGAGCTGTCCCTCACCGCGGCCGCCGACGCGATCCGGACCGGCCTGCTGTCCCCCGTCGAGCTGGTGGACTCCGTCCTGGACCGCGTCGAGCGGCTGGAACCCCAGCTGAACGCCTACGCCACGGTGACGGCGGAGCGGGCGCGCCGGGCGGCCCGCGAGGCCGCGGACGACGTCGCGGCCGGCCGCCTCCGCGGCCCGCTGCACGGCATCCCGATGGGCCTGAAGGACCTGATCGACGTCGCGGGTGTGGCCACCACGGCGAGCTCCCGGGTCCGCGCCGACCACCGCGCGCGGGCGGACAGCACGGTCGCCGCCCGGCTGAGCGCGTCCGGCGCGGTCCTGGTCGGCAAGACCCACACCCATGAGTTCGCCTACGGGCTGACCACTCCGCAGACCCGCAACGCCTGGGACACCGGCCGGGTCGCGGGCGGCTCCAGCGGCGGATCCGCCGTGGCCGTCGCCGCGGGCACCGCAGCCTTCGCCCTGGGCACCGACACCGGCGGATCCATCCGCGTCCCCGCCGCGCTCAACGGGGTCGTCGGCCTCAAGCCCACGTACGGCCTCGTCCCCCGCCACGGCGTCACCTCCCTGTCGTGGTCGCTGGACCACGTCGGCCCCCTCACCCGAACCGTCGAGGACCAGGCCCTGGTCCTGGCGGTCCTCGCCGGGCACGACCCCCGAGACCCCGCCTCCCTGGCCGTCCCCGCGCGGGACTACCGGCCGGGCGCGGCAGAGGACCTGACGGGACTGCGCGTCGGCGTGCCGCGCAACTACTACTTCGAGCACGTCGACGCGGAGGTGGAAGCCGCGGTCCGGCGGGCCGTCGACCGGCTCGAGGCACTCGGCGCCCGCCTCGTCGAGGTCGAGATCCCCATGACCCGCTACATCCAGGCCACTCAGTGGGGCCTGATGGTGCCGGAGGCCACCGCCTATCACGAGCGCACCCTGCGCACGGCACCGGAGCTGTACCAGGCGGATGTGCGCATTCTGCTGGAGGCGGGCGAGCTGATGCCCGCCGGGGACTATCTGCGCGCCCAGCGCTCCCGCACCCTGATGCGGCGGGAGTGGGCGCGCGTGATGGAGGACGTCGACGTGATCGCCGCCCCGACGGTTCCGGCGACCGCGGTGCCGTCCGGCCAGGAGGCGATCACCTGGCCGGACGGCACCGTCGAAGCCGTCTCGGACGCCTATGTGCGCCTGTCGGCCCCCGCCAACCTCACCGGAGTGCCGTCGCTGTCCGTCCCGGTCGGCCACGACACCGGCGGCCTGCCGATCGGCATGCAGTTGCTCGGGCGGCCGCTCGGGGAGAGCGTGCTCCTGCGGGTCGGTCACGCCTACGAGCGGACGCGGCCCGCCCGCGAGGTGGCTCCCGCGGCCTGA
- a CDS encoding TetR/AcrR family transcriptional regulator, producing MSKQMVRPGGRSARVQASVHTAARELEAEVGRDGLTVPLIAQRAGVTPSTIYRRWGDLTQLLSDVAVERLRPETTPQDHGGLESDLTAWAEQFLDEMASPAGRAYIRDALLGDPDGSNAGQCSAYAADQVDVILTRAAGRGEDTPGVETVVDHVVAPLMYRILFRPAGLDAAHARGLVAGLLEGDAAEK from the coding sequence ATGAGCAAGCAGATGGTGCGCCCCGGGGGGCGCAGCGCCCGGGTCCAGGCATCGGTGCACACCGCCGCGCGCGAACTGGAGGCGGAGGTGGGTCGCGACGGTCTCACGGTGCCGCTGATCGCCCAGCGCGCGGGCGTCACCCCCTCCACGATCTACCGCCGCTGGGGAGACCTCACCCAACTGCTGTCGGACGTGGCGGTCGAGCGCCTGCGGCCCGAGACCACGCCCCAGGACCACGGCGGTCTGGAGTCCGATCTGACCGCCTGGGCCGAGCAGTTCCTCGACGAGATGGCCTCCCCGGCCGGACGTGCCTACATCCGCGACGCCCTGCTCGGCGACCCGGACGGCAGCAACGCCGGCCAGTGCTCGGCCTACGCCGCCGACCAGGTCGATGTCATCCTGACCCGTGCGGCCGGGCGCGGGGAGGACACCCCCGGTGTCGAAACGGTCGTCGACCACGTCGTGGCGCCTCTGATGTACCGCATACTCTTCCGCCCCGCCGGGCTCGACGCCGCGCATGCCCGCGGACTCGTGGCGGGGCTCCTCGAAGGGGACGCCGCCGAGAAGTGA
- a CDS encoding globin domain-containing protein, whose amino-acid sequence MLSQKSAETVRATLPAVGEAIGTITELFYRKLFEAHPELLRNLFNRANQAAGTQRQALAGAIAAFATALVERPGTRPDALLSRIAHKHASLGVSAAQYPVVHRHLSAAIAEVLGDAATEEVTAAWDEVYWLMANALTEIERRLYAEQGVLVGGTWRPWEVAERIRETADVVTFRIRPADGRPAPAFRAGQYVSVQVELADGARQIRQYSLTNGPGATVRSFSVKREDTGEGPAGEVSGHLHGHVHEGDELTVSAPYGDVVLDATDTPLLLASAGIGCTPMVAMLEELTAGGHQAPVIAVHADRSPADHALRADQERLVTKLARGTAHTWYERPEGDWPAERTGRVDLSGVEIPDGVQAYLCGPMPFMRSVRTQLLERGVHPSAIHYEVFGPDLWLTRDDGEGH is encoded by the coding sequence ATGCTCTCCCAGAAGTCCGCCGAGACCGTCCGCGCCACGCTTCCCGCCGTCGGTGAGGCCATCGGCACCATCACCGAGCTGTTCTACCGGAAGCTCTTCGAGGCCCACCCGGAACTGCTGCGGAATCTGTTCAACCGGGCCAACCAGGCCGCGGGCACCCAACGGCAGGCCCTCGCGGGCGCCATCGCCGCGTTCGCCACCGCCCTGGTGGAGCGGCCGGGCACCCGCCCCGACGCCCTGCTGAGCCGGATCGCCCATAAGCACGCCTCGCTCGGGGTGAGCGCCGCGCAGTATCCGGTGGTGCACCGTCATCTGTCCGCCGCCATCGCGGAGGTGCTCGGCGACGCGGCCACCGAGGAGGTGACCGCCGCCTGGGACGAGGTCTACTGGCTGATGGCCAACGCCCTGACCGAGATCGAGCGGCGGCTGTACGCGGAGCAGGGCGTGCTCGTCGGCGGGACCTGGCGGCCGTGGGAGGTGGCCGAGCGGATCCGGGAGACGGCCGATGTGGTCACCTTCCGTATCCGGCCGGCTGACGGCCGTCCCGCCCCGGCGTTCAGGGCGGGCCAGTATGTCTCGGTGCAGGTGGAACTGGCCGACGGGGCGCGGCAGATCCGCCAGTACAGTCTGACCAACGGCCCCGGCGCCACGGTGCGCTCCTTCTCCGTCAAGCGCGAGGACACGGGCGAGGGACCGGCCGGTGAGGTCTCCGGCCACCTCCACGGCCATGTCCACGAGGGCGATGAGCTGACCGTCTCCGCGCCCTACGGTGACGTCGTGCTCGACGCCACGGACACACCGCTGCTGCTCGCCTCCGCCGGGATCGGCTGCACCCCGATGGTGGCCATGCTGGAGGAGCTGACGGCCGGCGGACACCAGGCCCCGGTCATCGCCGTCCACGCCGACCGCTCCCCCGCCGACCACGCGCTGCGCGCCGACCAGGAGCGGCTGGTCACCAAGCTGGCGCGGGGCACCGCCCACACGTGGTACGAGCGGCCCGAGGGCGACTGGCCTGCCGAGCGCACCGGCCGCGTCGACCTGTCCGGCGTCGAGATCCCGGACGGCGTCCAGGCGTATCTGTGCGGGCCGATGCCCTTCATGCGGTCGGTGCGGACCCAGCTGCTGGAGCGGGGTGTGCACCCCTCCGCGATCCACTACGAGGTCTTCGGCCCCGATCTGTGGCTGACGCGGGACGACGGCGAGGGCCACTGA
- a CDS encoding methyltransferase: protein MRQEISPEPILEVGLGFMASKALLTAVELDLFSRLAEAPRTGGDLAGALGLHSRGAADFLDALVALGFLERSEGVYRNSPSADTFLDRGKATYAGGILEMANSRLYPFWGSLTEALQTGKPQNEHKHGGDVFDAIYHDQEGLERFLHGMTGLSMGKAMVIAQRFPWADYRTVLDVGGAVGCVPVAVAQRHAHMSGGVFELPRVRPVFEKYVASFGLGDRLTFHGGDFFTDDLPGADVIVLGQILHGWGLEEKRLLLKKAYDALPDGGAVLVYDAIIDDDRKENTFGLLASLNMLIETRSGFEYTAADGRAWLAETGFSSSRIEPLTDGYSMLVGIK from the coding sequence ATGCGGCAAGAGATCAGCCCCGAGCCCATCCTTGAGGTCGGGCTCGGCTTCATGGCGTCGAAGGCGCTGCTCACCGCGGTGGAACTGGATCTCTTCTCCCGGCTCGCCGAAGCTCCCCGCACCGGCGGTGACCTGGCCGGGGCGCTCGGGCTGCACTCGCGCGGCGCCGCCGACTTCCTCGACGCGCTGGTGGCCCTCGGATTCCTGGAGCGGTCCGAGGGCGTGTACCGCAACAGCCCGTCCGCCGACACCTTTCTCGACCGGGGGAAGGCCACCTATGCGGGCGGCATCCTGGAGATGGCCAACAGTCGGCTGTATCCCTTCTGGGGGTCGCTCACCGAGGCGCTGCAGACCGGGAAGCCGCAGAACGAGCACAAGCACGGCGGCGACGTCTTCGACGCCATTTACCACGATCAGGAGGGTCTTGAGCGATTCCTGCACGGAATGACCGGGCTCAGCATGGGCAAGGCGATGGTGATAGCCCAGCGGTTCCCCTGGGCCGACTACCGGACCGTGCTGGACGTCGGCGGAGCGGTGGGCTGCGTCCCGGTGGCGGTGGCCCAGCGCCACGCCCATATGAGCGGCGGTGTCTTCGAACTGCCCCGGGTGCGGCCCGTCTTCGAGAAGTACGTGGCGTCCTTCGGCCTGGGGGACCGGCTCACCTTCCACGGCGGCGACTTCTTCACCGATGACCTGCCCGGCGCCGATGTCATCGTGCTGGGCCAGATCCTGCACGGCTGGGGCCTGGAGGAGAAGCGGCTGCTGCTGAAGAAGGCGTACGACGCGCTGCCCGACGGGGGAGCGGTCCTCGTCTACGACGCCATCATCGACGACGACCGCAAGGAGAACACCTTCGGTCTGCTGGCCAGCCTGAACATGCTCATCGAGACCCGGTCCGGCTTCGAGTACACGGCCGCCGACGGCCGGGCCTGGCTGGCGGAGACGGGATTCAGCAGCAGCCGGATCGAACCGCTGACGGACGGCTACTCCATGCTGGTGGGCATCAAATAG
- a CDS encoding RrF2 family transcriptional regulator, which translates to MRLTKSTDPALRTIMRLAVTDAEPCTARQVAGEMQVPYSHLAKVAARLQHLGLIETRRGRGGGLTLTATGRTASVGQLVRDLEGVGDVVDCEGDMPCPLRQGCRLRMALRRAQEAFLTSLDPLTVDDLVASPTGPVLLGLVGRAPGLSP; encoded by the coding sequence ATGCGGCTGACGAAGTCAACGGACCCGGCACTCCGCACGATCATGCGGCTGGCGGTCACCGACGCGGAGCCCTGCACCGCCCGGCAGGTCGCCGGGGAGATGCAGGTGCCCTACAGCCATCTGGCCAAGGTGGCGGCCCGGCTGCAGCACCTGGGCCTGATCGAGACGCGGCGCGGACGGGGCGGCGGGCTGACGCTCACCGCGACCGGGCGCACCGCCTCGGTCGGCCAGCTGGTCCGGGACCTCGAGGGGGTCGGCGATGTCGTCGACTGCGAGGGGGACATGCCGTGTCCACTGCGGCAGGGCTGCCGGCTGCGGATGGCGCTGCGCCGGGCGCAGGAGGCGTTCCTCACCTCGCTCGATCCCCTCACGGTCGACGATCTGGTGGCGTCCCCGACGGGCCCGGTGCTGCTGGGGCTGGTCGGGCGCGCACCCGGGCTGTCCCCGTGA